TTTTTAGTTTTACAGCAATATATCATTCCTACCGATGTTGGTAGTGGTGTTAAAGGTTGAAGAAGTCAAAAATGAAAAAGCAAAGCAATAACCGATCTGTTTTTTTGTAATTAAGGGTAGGTTTTTGTTTTTCTATAAACCTCAGCTTCTTATAGAAAATTTCTTTGCGATCGCTCTTGAGTTTGATTCGCGATCCGTTTTTTGTCAACTAGAATTTAACTATTTACCGTTAGACATTTAAAGCTTCATGACCGATTTAATACTGTTTTGGCATCGCAAAGACTTGAGAATCAGTGATAACGTAGGGTTATCTACAGCCGCCAAACACTCTGATAAGGTAGTAGGTTTATTTTGTCTCGATCGCCACATTTTAGAAAGAGACGATATTGCACCTGCTAGAGTCAAATACATGATTGGCTGTTTGCAAGAGTTAGAGCAAAGTTATCAGAAGATCGGTTCTCGTTTATTAATTCTTCAAGGCGAACCAGCTAAGGCAATTCCTAAATTAGCATCAGCAATAGAAGCTAAAGCCGTATACTGGAATTTAGATGTAGAACCCTACTCCCAAAAGCGCGATCGCGACGTTACCGAAGCTTTAAAAGAAGCAGGAATTGAAGTCAAAAATTTTTGGGATCAGCTACTACACGCACCAGGAGAAATTAAAACCAAAACTTCCGACCAACCCTACAAAGTTTATACTCCTTTTTGGCGTAGTTGGAGCGATCGCGATAAAAAATCAATTGCGGAAACGCCCAAAGATTTAACCAATTTAAGCAACAAAGAAGTTAAAACTGCTAGAGAAACAGGAGCAATTGAGCTACCTACAGCTAAAGACTTGGGTTATGAATGGCAAAACTCGCTACTAGTCGAACCTGGAGAAACTGCCGCTAGAGATAAACTAGCAGAATTTAGCGATCGCGCTATTTATGAATACGACGAACAGCGTAACTTTCCTTTTACTGATGGTACGTCGCAACTAAGTGCAGCTTTAAAATTTGGCGCGATCGGTATTCGTGAAGTTTGGCAAACTACTGTTGAGGCGATCGAAAATTGTCGTAGCGATGAAGCAAAAAACAATATCAAAGCTTGGCAGCAAGAATTAGCTTGGAGAGAATTTTACCAGCACTGTATGTATTTTTTCCCAGAGCTAGAGAAAGGAGCATATCGCGAAGAATTTCATGATTTTCCTTGGGATAACGATGAAGAACTATTTCAGGCTTGGTGTGAAGGCAAAACTGGATATCCTATCGTCGATGCAGCCATGCGTCAGTTAAACGAAATTGGTTGGATGCACAATCGTTGTCGTATGATTGTAGCAAGTTTTTTAACCAAAGATTTAATTGTTAACTGGCAGTGGGGAGAAAAATATTTTTTACAAAAGCTATATGATGGCGATTTGTCAGCTAATAATGGCGGTTGGCAGTGGAGTGCCTCAAGCGGCATGGATCCAAAACCCCTACGCATCTTCAATCCTGCCTCCCAAGCACAAAAATACGATTCCGAAGCCGAATATATTCGTCAGTGGCTACCAGAACTAAGTTCGATAGATACCGAACATTTAGTATCTGGCAAAATACCCGACTCAGAAAGAGATAGTTGTGATTATCCCCAACCGATCGTCGAACATAAAGAACAGCAAAAAAAATTTAAAACACTGTACAAACAACAAAAAGACTAAATTGGACAAAAAATTTAAAAGCATTAAAAAATGCGTTAAGTACAACTCAACGCATCAAATTATAAATTTTCTTGCTTTGATTAATTGTTTTTGAAAAAAATAGATTCAATCGATTGCTCGTTTTCAGAAGCCGAAGAACCGTTGTTTTTTGAAGAGTCATAGGAATCTTTTAATTCTTCTAATGATTCTTCAGAAATTAACGAATCAAGTGTTTCCTCTGCTTGT
This region of Myxosarcina sp. GI1 genomic DNA includes:
- a CDS encoding FAD-binding domain-containing protein; the encoded protein is MTDLILFWHRKDLRISDNVGLSTAAKHSDKVVGLFCLDRHILERDDIAPARVKYMIGCLQELEQSYQKIGSRLLILQGEPAKAIPKLASAIEAKAVYWNLDVEPYSQKRDRDVTEALKEAGIEVKNFWDQLLHAPGEIKTKTSDQPYKVYTPFWRSWSDRDKKSIAETPKDLTNLSNKEVKTARETGAIELPTAKDLGYEWQNSLLVEPGETAARDKLAEFSDRAIYEYDEQRNFPFTDGTSQLSAALKFGAIGIREVWQTTVEAIENCRSDEAKNNIKAWQQELAWREFYQHCMYFFPELEKGAYREEFHDFPWDNDEELFQAWCEGKTGYPIVDAAMRQLNEIGWMHNRCRMIVASFLTKDLIVNWQWGEKYFLQKLYDGDLSANNGGWQWSASSGMDPKPLRIFNPASQAQKYDSEAEYIRQWLPELSSIDTEHLVSGKIPDSERDSCDYPQPIVEHKEQQKKFKTLYKQQKD